The following DNA comes from Triticum aestivum cultivar Chinese Spring chromosome 3D, IWGSC CS RefSeq v2.1, whole genome shotgun sequence.
GATAGCGGTATGCAGCAAAGATGACCGAGTCGTCGTGTCTCTGTAGAATCATCCTAGCTGCCGCTGTTCCATCCTCCTTGCTAAATGACCCATCCACCAAGAGTGTCGCGCAGCTGCATGGTGGTGCAGGCCACGGGAGCACTCGGGTCGGCAGGTGATGCTTCGAACTCTCTTCATTGTCCATCACGGACATCATATCTTCTCTACAGTATTTTTGAGTTAGATATAACTAACAGGAAAATCCGCACATACAGCCACAGGCATGGCCTCCTTTCCATGAGCGGTATAAAAAATCGGGCCTGCCAAACTCTACATACCAACATAATGACCATATCTCAGCAACTCGATAGCAGCAGAAACAACCAATCTTTCCCAGATTCCACCACCTCCTCTTTGCGTGGCACATGCTAGAACTTGGCCATGTCATCCCATAGCGTGGCCGCGTGCATGCAACTAGTGCACGGTGTGACCCTTCCTCTTCCCTTCCGCAGATGGGACAAGTAGCTCGCGTGGGTATGTGATGTCGTACTTTATTTTTTTCCGTTGGTAAATAGCTCCTGACTCCACCTTCCATGACAAAATGTTCATCTTTTGCGGGACCTTTGCTTGCCATATAAACTTCCATAGCGGCCTCTCTCTCCCTACGGATGCGCACTAGTCACACCCTCTGCAAACTCATCATCATGTTGTAGTGTCGCTAGACGGTATGCACTACGTACATAGACAACCCCGACCGCTCCGCGTGCCAAGCCAAAAAATCGTCCCGCGCTACGGTGAGGTTCTGATCTTAAGTATCTGTATAACATCCATAGGCCAGAAAAACTCCTCAAGTCGTTCTTTCATCCAAGCACCATTCTCATCTATAAAATCACGCACACGATTATATCTGCAGTTCCACTTTTGTGTAATTGGCCAGAGAATCAGGAGAGCTTATGTGCAAGGTTTTTTTTTGGAGCCGAGactgtagaacaattgttctacggtattTTCATTAATAAATATTTACAAAAGAACAAACAATACAAAACTAGCCCACAACAGTTTGGGGGAATAAATTCATGATCAAGTTATAGGTGATGTTCTATCCAACTAGTAAGTTGCTCTACTCTACTCTGCTTTGCCCTGAGTTGAACTGCCCAGAGTCCTTCTTTAAGGTAGTGTTTTCAAGTGTTCAAATGTGGAGCAGCCGATCTGAAAATCATGTCATTCCTAACTGACCATGTACTCCAACAGCCCATTAGCACAATGTCTAGTGCAATTTCCCGAGGAAGATGCCCTACCGTCAGCAGAATCTCATCATAAGCAGAAATGCCTCTGTGTTTATTGGGAGTTAGATGATCCCAGGAAAGGAGAGAGAAAGGACAGTTCCAGAAGAGATGGACAAGAGTTTCCTCAGTACCCTCTAAGCATAGGGCAcaattagggatggcaatgggtagggtatgggtgggTACAACCCCTTCTTCCCAAACCCATACCCACACAAAAAATTCTATACCCACCCATTTCATTACCCATGGGTATAAATTgatacccatgcccatacccattgggtaccctatacccaatgggtatctAGTGGGTATAATATATATCATTTAAATTTTGATTTTCTTAGAGAACTGTGTCTAAAATTTTAGTGGTGATGGGTGAATAGTGTAGCCCTAAAAATGGCTCCTCTGGTGGGTGTCCTAGAAGGCGGCAAAGGGATACAAGGAGTAGTTGGTGGAAGCCTGACACGTTGAGAGGCAGCGGCGGGAACTCAGGATCACTGGATCAAGAGATGGACAAGCGTCCGGTGATGATGAGTCGATATTTCCTCATTTTTAATAGTCACATAGGATGTAGTGGGAGTGGCGAGTTGGTGGTTGTAGTCCTATGAGTCATGGCTGGTTTAGGGAATACGGGATTTAGTATTATCCCATAGAGGTTGGATGTCGACCACACATGTCATATTGTTATTTCCATTTATTAACTTTTTCTGGGTATtcattgggttacccatgggcgcaatttcatacccataccctacccctatattttgcgggtatggatacccattacccatgGGCATAAAATCTTGCTAACTCTTGCCCATGCCCACTGTTTTTGGGtagggtacccatacccatgggcaaaactgccatccgTAGGCACAGTTATAATCTTGTAAGAACATGCTTTTCTTGTGCAATAGATTCCTGGTGCTGAGTCTGTCCTGTAGAAAAAGCCAGTAGAAGATCTTGTGCCTCGATCTTCATGCAGTACTCCAAAGATTTTTCAAGATGATGTGAGCTGAGCTGTTTCCCATGAGCAGTTGATACATTTTCCTAGAGGATTACTAAGGAGAAGACCAAGAATGTGTCCATTGATCCTTATCTTCAGTGGCCACTCTGTCGTTAATCATCTGTAGCGCCATATTGAATTGAGTATAAGCTTGATAGGAGAGTGGTCTATGGAATAAATGGTTGATGTCCTCCCGTGTCTGTAAATTGATCAGTGTAATGTCTTTGTCCAGTGCAAATGAATAAAGCTTAGGAAATCTGCTGCAGAGTGGTTGTCCACTCTAGTTATCTGTCCAAAAAAGAGTGGTATCTCCTCTGTTTGCCTTGCATATAGCATGAGCTTTATACATTGGGAGaagcttcagcactgctttccaccagAATGATCCTACCATCCGTTCTCGAGGCAAGGTTTCTTGATAATATGTCTCCCAGATGATATTAACCCAAGGCACGTCCTCCTTATTCATGAATTTATGCAAATACTTCATAAGAAGAGCTTGATTATGAGTGGCTATGTCTAGCACTCCAAGGCCCCAATGAGCTTTGGGTTTACACACTTTCTCCCAGGAGACAAGAACAGTGCCAGCTTCTTGAGTACCATATTTTCGCCAGAAGCATTGTTTCAGGTAGATATTGATTTGCTTGACCATAGTTTTTGGTAACATCAGAGAGCACATAAAGAATGTGGGCATGCTGATGAATACAGATTTCAAAAGTGTGAGTTTATCACCAGTAGAGAGCATGGTAGAGCAGCTGAGCAGTCTGTTTTTAATCATTTTCATCATTGGTACAAAGTCTTCAATTTTTGGTTTAGAGATGCAGAGTGGAAACCCCAAATAAgtatggggggggggggagcaaaTTTTACAACCCAATAACTAAGACAACAGATTCATCTTAGTTAGAGGGGTGTTGATTGGGATCATGATGGATTTGGTATAATTCACTTTCGTCACTGTATATGTAGCATAAATGTAGAAGAAGATCTTTAATATGATTCAGTTGCCTAGCATCAGCCTTTGCCACTAGAATAGTATCACCTGCATATTGGATGATGGGATAATCTAGGCAGGATTGCTGGAGTAGTGGTGATTCCAGCAGAGAGTGTTGCATAGATTCATTAAATATAGATTGAAGAAGATCTGCAGCTAGAACAAATATTAATAGTGAGAGAGGGTCACCCTGCCTTACACCTTTTCTGCAGCTTATGTGCAAGGTTGCTTAAGGCAAAATACATCCTCAGTGGTAACTTGTTGGACACAGTTTTTTCTGGCAACGCATCTGGAGTACGGGGGATTGAGTATGGCCTCGAGTTGGTTTTACAGCCACATTATAGATATATGAGGCTAATTGGTTCGTTGCCAAAgtttggcattgccaatatttggcaagccaacatttggcaaaaccAAAAGCTGCCAAACATTGGCGACTTTTTGAGAAGTGGGCAATAACCAATTCGTAGCCAACCAATTGAGAGCCAAATTTTTAGACTTGCCAACAATTTCTTACATATCTACATGATTGAAGCACCAGACTGTAGAACAATCATTGTACGGTAATTTTCATTAGTATATACTTGATTATCTAAGCTATGCACATATATCTTACTAGTAAAATTATTTTACCATGTAATGTATACATATAGAATGACGTTTTGGATCTGGGTCTTCATGGAggccgattttttttaaaaaaattgtacgagtaaacaaggatgtgaggtgtatgtgtgtaaaatttcagaatAAAATACAATGAAGTGGCGTCttataaaaaagacaaattcatggcctgAGAGGATGAATAGAatcatgtgttaaaaagcctcTTTTTTGGACAACCCTTACCTTAACGTATTTcatcctgaaaatttacacacttgtGTATAATGCCTTCATGTATGTcagtatttttttagaattttttgaaatatAAAAATGTGAATTTTCGTGAATTTTGCATTTTGCATTTAGAGGCCTCCATGAAGCTCGGCCCCCAAAAGCAATTTCAATTTTAAATGTCAATTATTAATACTTTTACTGATGGTCTGACGGCATGTGCACTATACGTGTTTCTCCATACGAAGATGGATCGGGTTTCACTATCATCTAGTATTATCATCAGATAACGGCATGCGCACTAGTGTCAATTCACAAACTGGAGCTAATTTTTTTTCACAAACTGGTGCTGAGGAGATCATGTTATTATACATAAAACATAGTCTGATGTGCAATTACGTGCCCCCCTGCTTGTGCATCTTCCGTTTTGTTGAGAAAGTTCGGAGAACTCTAAGAACAACTGAACAGACGTGAGCGGAGTCCCGTGCAACGTGGAAGTGATCCAGCAAGCGGAGTCATCACTAACTTTTTGCAACCATGCTGCTAGTGCCACGCGTGCCGGCAGTCGCACCACCCGTCCCCAACGCAACGACGTTATATATATGCCCGAGATGCGAGAGACCGACCACATCACAACGATTAGCAAGCGGACCATCAATTAATTTCTAGCGCATCTATCCATCCACTAAACTTTGACAAAGCATTCTATCTGACAGCACTAGCAGAGGCTGGTTCGGCAACAACAATGGCGTTCGTGCCGATCTGCGTGCAGTGCGGGACGAGGAGCAACCCGTGCCGGTGTAAGGTGGTTGGCCCGACGCTGGGATTCGTGGCGCTCGTCGTGGCCGGAGTGGTGGAGTGGCCGCTGGGCGCCGCCGTGTaccttttccgccaccgcaagggtCGCCGCATCATGGGTCACCCGACCACGGTCGTGTACCCTCGCGTCACCGGCGCAATCCCCATCTAATCGACCGCAGCATCTGCCTCTTCGGTGGTGATCTGTCACGAGGTACCGCCGTTGGCTTGTCAAGCTGTGTCATGTAATCTGGGAGATTCGTCTCTCCGACTCTCAGCGTGTGTTTAATAAAGCGAGGTTTTTGTTGTCGTGGTATTTGCAAGGCTTCGCCGTGGCTGTACTTAATATTTGTTCGTCGATGTTGAGTAGCTGTTTTGGTCACCCCGAGTGCTCTCTCCTCCCTGACTCCTCTTTACGGAAAATGCTCTTTATGTAGTGCCCCCTCCGATCTTCTCTTCTTTGAAAAATGTTCCTTATGTAATGTTTCCTCCTATCCAAAATAAAATaggtgtcgtggttttagtttattATAAACTAAATTCATGAATCCTCTCAGATCCGAAGCAAGTGTCGTGAAGTATTATTCAAACTAGCCATCGTCGTCAGTTCGTCACCACCTCGGCGATGTCGAGGAAAAAACGCCTGCATAAGGCGATAGATAGGTCTCCACTCCTCTAGCCGCCATCAAGGCCGGACTGGGAAGAGAAGGAGGACTGAGGCGGCGGTATGTAGGGAAGTTATATGGCATCGTCTCTGTCTCGGGAAGCAGTCTACCGGGAGAAATAGTATCTCATATGGGGGATACATTTCCTACCAATTCTTATTCGACATCTCATATAAATAATACATTTCATACCAATTCCTATTCGACGTCTTTAGCGTCATTTAGAGCATCTAGAGCCGGACATAGTAAATATGACCTCTTAAATGCCCGTGGACACACTTGGTCAGTGATCAACGCCCGTGGACACGGTCAGCGATTCGGCGTGTCCGTTTTGAGTCCCCTTATTTGTCCGAGTCCTTATTTGTTCGTCCGTGTAGCcatactttttatttttcttctcatatttccatcactgaagagagaaaaaaaagaaaaaaaagaaaaaaagaaaaggtggTCAGTGGAGGGGCCCGCGCGCGAGCCCTCGTATCCTCGGGGCTGCTGCGTCCTA
Coding sequences within:
- the LOC123074574 gene encoding uncharacterized protein, which produces MAFVPICVQCGTRSNPCRCKVVGPTLGFVALVVAGVVEWPLGAAVYLFRHRKGRRIMGHPTTVVYPRVTGAIPI